A window of Exiguobacterium sp. FSL W8-0210 contains these coding sequences:
- the glmM gene encoding phosphoglucosamine mutase, translating to MGKYFGTDGVRGVANVELTPELAYRLGRTGGYVLTKHESTRPKVLIGRDTRVSGQMLENALIAGLLSIGAEVMRLGVISTPGVAYLTKTMDATAGVMISASHNPVEDNGIKFFGSDGFKLDDATELEIEALLDEAEDTLPRPAGKELGFVHDYYEGAQKYLHMLRQTSDEDFSGIHVAIDGAHGATSSLAPRLFGDLEAEVSTIGTTPNGLNINDGVGSTHPEHLAAFVKEKGADVGLSFDGDGDRLIAVDENGDIVDGDKIMFICGKYLNELGRLKDNTIVATVMSNLGFHKTVEENGMTALQTAVGDRYVVEEMRKNDYTLGGEQSGHIIFMDYSTTGDGMLSGVQLLQIMKATGKKLSELAAEMPIFPQRLVNIRVSDKNGAMSGPAVQAIIAEVEAEMAGNGRILVRASGTEPLVRVMAEAPTQEACDAYVERIANVVRENYALQEN from the coding sequence ATGGGTAAGTATTTTGGAACTGACGGCGTACGCGGCGTCGCAAACGTAGAATTGACACCGGAACTAGCATATCGCCTCGGTCGAACAGGTGGTTACGTGTTGACGAAACACGAAAGCACACGACCAAAAGTCTTGATTGGACGCGATACACGTGTTTCTGGTCAAATGCTTGAGAACGCACTCATCGCTGGTCTTTTATCAATCGGTGCAGAAGTCATGCGTCTTGGTGTCATCTCGACACCGGGTGTCGCGTACCTGACAAAAACGATGGATGCGACAGCCGGAGTCATGATCTCTGCATCGCACAATCCAGTTGAAGATAACGGGATCAAGTTCTTCGGTTCAGACGGCTTTAAGCTCGATGACGCAACAGAACTTGAAATTGAAGCATTGCTCGACGAAGCAGAAGATACATTGCCACGTCCAGCCGGAAAAGAACTCGGCTTCGTTCATGATTACTATGAAGGGGCTCAGAAATATCTCCACATGCTTCGTCAGACATCGGATGAAGATTTCTCAGGCATCCATGTCGCGATCGACGGCGCACACGGGGCGACGTCAAGCCTCGCACCACGTCTATTCGGTGACTTGGAAGCGGAAGTATCGACGATCGGTACAACTCCGAACGGACTCAACATCAATGATGGTGTTGGTTCGACACACCCTGAACATCTTGCTGCCTTCGTTAAGGAAAAAGGCGCAGATGTTGGTTTATCGTTTGATGGAGACGGCGACCGCTTGATCGCAGTCGATGAGAACGGCGATATCGTGGATGGCGATAAAATCATGTTCATCTGCGGGAAATACTTGAACGAACTCGGTCGTCTGAAAGACAACACGATCGTTGCGACGGTCATGAGTAACCTCGGTTTCCATAAAACCGTCGAAGAAAACGGGATGACGGCGCTTCAAACAGCGGTCGGTGACCGTTATGTCGTCGAAGAGATGCGTAAGAACGACTATACACTCGGTGGCGAACAGTCTGGTCATATCATCTTCATGGATTACTCAACGACAGGGGACGGCATGTTGTCGGGCGTCCAGTTGTTGCAAATCATGAAAGCGACAGGGAAGAAGTTATCGGAACTCGCAGCTGAGATGCCGATCTTCCCACAACGTCTCGTAAACATCCGTGTTTCAGACAAAAATGGCGCAATGAGCGGTCCTGCCGTGCAAGCGATCATTGCTGAAGTCGAAGCAGAGATGGCGGGGAACGGACGGATCCTCGTTCGTGCGTCAGGAACAGAACCACTCGTTCGTGTCATGGCAGAAGCTCCGACACAAGAAGCATGTGATGCATACGTCGAACGGATCGCGAACGTCGTTCGTGAGAACTACGCGTTACAAGAAAACTAA
- the istB gene encoding IS21-like element helper ATPase IstB yields MNQTVTDLQQQFRQLRLAETADALPQILREAEKSSWTYLEFLEAITRHEREKREAKSLERRMKWARFPFLKPLSEFKIDEQTALTGRQLKQLIELSWLEQHYNLILLGPPGVGKTFLAVGLGLEAVQRGYRVFFVTMGELIHLLKSEEFSNKSKVQLKRLRESDLVIVDDLMYMAMDQREANLFFHLINHLYERSSIILTSNKSPDQWGELIGDQGITTAILDRLLHRVEVIHSDDDSHRMRNRKNLFSTEV; encoded by the coding sequence ATGAATCAGACCGTGACAGACTTACAACAGCAGTTCAGACAGTTGAGATTGGCGGAGACCGCCGATGCGCTTCCACAGATTTTACGAGAAGCTGAGAAATCATCTTGGACGTATCTAGAGTTTCTCGAAGCCATCACACGTCATGAACGGGAGAAACGAGAAGCGAAGAGCTTAGAAAGACGTATGAAATGGGCTCGCTTCCCTTTTTTGAAGCCATTATCAGAATTTAAAATTGATGAACAAACGGCCCTGACGGGCCGACAATTGAAGCAGTTGATCGAATTGAGTTGGCTCGAGCAGCATTATAACTTAATCCTACTCGGTCCGCCTGGCGTCGGCAAAACGTTTTTAGCAGTCGGCTTGGGATTAGAAGCTGTCCAACGTGGATACAGAGTATTTTTCGTTACGATGGGTGAGTTGATTCACTTATTGAAATCGGAGGAGTTTTCTAATAAGTCTAAAGTTCAACTAAAGCGTTTGAGAGAATCCGATCTCGTCATCGTTGACGATTTGATGTATATGGCGATGGATCAGAGAGAAGCTAATCTATTCTTCCATCTTATCAATCATCTGTATGAACGAAGCTCAATTATTCTAACCTCGAATAAAAGTCCGGATCAATGGGGCGAACTAATTGGTGATCAAGGAATCACAACTGCAATATTAGACCGTCTCTTACATCGTGTCGAAGTGATTCATAGCGATGACGACAGTCATCGCATGAGAAATCGTAAGAATTTATTTTCAACAGAAGTGTAA
- a CDS encoding Tn7-like element transposition protein TnsE — MLPFLAIQHSYVDGIVSESIAPAPTEEIEITIYPNQVKYFESEWKILNTEEKTKSTGFKFKYRNQIYILPLIESIRSILAPNRFLLYRLLEMNNSFLNYFIESQCDNHLHIDFNSTYEKKYTKNDFLFQLLWVITNPDIRNLYMNIGYTFVDTGKLKFEWTIDQPIVIKAVIKKRMSSDLILRILSVRNKEIPYDKVSFTHPEFTTKEKSSETKKHTFVKSDSVEEPYELDHEDAGASEEFDLIPIDNQYHDYTNLPQLKKMTTSTSKLREDKNEHTKQFRIEDTNKRTVAGTGGNSLIRGIELIGIHEASMTGELGEFIKILNKLNDFPDVQTVDVEIEELPTFEDSRKFSFLDDGITRRKYALGSVQLFNGHHYFIVEIEREYKSLAMLILEAQQRTRWDIVIEQLLENLVKDNGAWLKESLKEVEDKGVTVQKAKHSKKNYEHRAKLLLSKII; from the coding sequence ATGCTACCGTTTCTAGCTATCCAGCACTCATATGTAGATGGAATAGTTAGCGAAAGTATTGCTCCTGCACCTACAGAAGAAATAGAAATAACGATTTATCCTAATCAAGTTAAATATTTTGAAAGTGAATGGAAGATTTTAAATACAGAAGAAAAGACTAAATCAACTGGTTTTAAATTTAAATACAGAAACCAGATTTATATATTGCCATTAATTGAAAGTATTCGAAGTATATTAGCACCCAATCGTTTTTTACTTTATCGTTTGCTAGAGATGAATAATTCTTTTTTAAATTATTTTATAGAAAGTCAGTGTGACAATCATCTTCATATTGATTTTAATTCTACGTATGAAAAGAAGTACACAAAAAACGATTTTTTATTTCAATTGTTATGGGTCATTACAAATCCTGATATACGTAATTTATATATGAATATTGGCTATACCTTTGTAGATACGGGAAAGCTGAAATTTGAATGGACGATAGATCAACCAATTGTTATTAAAGCTGTAATTAAAAAAAGAATGAGCAGTGATTTAATTCTAAGAATTCTTTCTGTGCGAAATAAAGAAATTCCGTATGATAAGGTATCTTTTACACATCCAGAATTCACAACAAAAGAGAAAAGTAGTGAAACGAAGAAACACACATTTGTAAAAAGTGATTCAGTAGAAGAACCATATGAACTTGATCATGAAGATGCAGGTGCTAGTGAAGAATTTGATTTGATTCCAATAGATAATCAATATCATGATTACACGAATTTACCTCAACTAAAAAAAATGACGACTAGCACAAGTAAACTTAGAGAAGACAAGAATGAACATACAAAGCAATTTAGGATAGAAGATACCAACAAGCGTACCGTCGCAGGTACGGGAGGAAATAGTTTAATAAGGGGAATCGAATTAATTGGTATACATGAAGCTTCAATGACGGGGGAACTAGGAGAGTTTATAAAAATATTAAACAAATTAAATGATTTTCCTGACGTTCAGACAGTCGACGTGGAAATTGAAGAGTTACCAACTTTTGAAGACAGTAGAAAGTTTAGTTTTTTAGATGATGGAATCACAAGAAGAAAATATGCTTTAGGAAGTGTTCAACTTTTTAATGGACATCATTATTTCATTGTGGAAATTGAACGTGAGTATAAATCTCTCGCGATGCTTATTTTAGAAGCCCAACAAAGAACTCGGTGGGATATCGTTATTGAGCAATTACTAGAGAATTTGGTCAAAGATAATGGTGCATGGTTGAAAGAATCGCTGAAAGAGGTTGAAGATAAGGGAGTGACTGTACAAAAGGCAAAGCATAGTAAGAAAAATTATGAACATAGGGCCAAATTATTATTATCTAAAATCATATAA
- a CDS encoding restriction endonuclease subunit S, whose protein sequence is MRFKLECYELQELMKIKYGKNQKKVEDENGEFPILGTGGVMGYANKFLYDKPSVLIGRKGSISKVKYIDKPFWTVDTLFYTEINENKALPLYIYYYLSQIDFNYYNEGTTIPSLRTETLNKIEIYLPNIKVQNKIVDFLSNIDKEIELNTKIISNLEQLSQTLFKHWFIDFEFPNEEGKPYKSSGGEMEESELGEIPKAWEIYNVNEFAKSISNSINKKEKQYAKFLNTSDVLDGEIADVDFLPTKNMPGQAKKLIEQNDILYSEIRPKNKRYAYIQIENADDYVVSTKLMVLRTNEEILSSKLFYIWLTMQSTINELNQIAESRSGTFPQITFSILSKFKLALPPKNLMDALTATVTPLLNEIYELRSENKKLVELRDILLPKLLSGEIEIPDNLEV, encoded by the coding sequence ATGAGATTTAAATTAGAATGCTATGAATTACAAGAATTAATGAAAATAAAGTACGGAAAGAATCAAAAAAAAGTGGAAGATGAAAATGGTGAGTTTCCCATTCTCGGAACAGGTGGTGTGATGGGGTATGCTAATAAATTTTTATATGATAAGCCTTCTGTTTTGATTGGTAGAAAAGGTAGCATTAGTAAAGTTAAATATATCGATAAACCTTTTTGGACAGTAGATACATTATTTTATACTGAAATAAATGAAAATAAAGCGTTACCTCTATATATCTATTATTATCTTTCACAAATAGATTTTAATTATTATAACGAAGGTACTACCATACCTAGTCTTAGAACAGAAACTTTAAATAAAATCGAAATTTATTTACCAAATATTAAAGTTCAAAATAAAATAGTGGATTTCCTTTCAAATATCGATAAGGAAATCGAATTAAATACCAAAATTATATCTAATCTCGAACAACTTTCTCAAACTCTTTTCAAACACTGGTTCATCGACTTCGAATTTCCAAATGAAGAAGGAAAACCGTATAAATCAAGTGGTGGAGAAATGGAGGAAAGTGAGTTAGGGGAGATACCTAAAGCATGGGAAATTTACAATGTAAATGAATTTGCAAAAAGTATTTCTAATAGTATTAATAAAAAAGAAAAGCAATATGCAAAATTCCTTAACACCTCTGATGTGTTAGACGGAGAAATAGCTGATGTCGATTTTCTTCCTACTAAAAACATGCCGGGCCAAGCAAAAAAGTTAATTGAACAAAATGATATATTGTATAGCGAAATTCGTCCGAAAAATAAAAGATATGCATATATACAAATAGAAAATGCTGATGATTACGTTGTGTCTACAAAATTAATGGTATTGCGAACAAATGAAGAAATTCTTTCAAGTAAATTATTTTATATATGGTTAACTATGCAGAGCACTATCAATGAATTAAATCAGATTGCTGAAAGCAGATCAGGAACTTTCCCTCAGATTACATTTTCTATTCTTTCAAAGTTCAAATTAGCATTACCACCTAAAAATCTTATGGATGCTTTAACTGCTACTGTTACCCCATTATTAAATGAAATCTATGAATTAAGGTCAGAAAATAAAAAGTTAGTCGAACTCCGCGATATCCTACTCCCAAAACTATTATCGGGTGAAATCGAAATCCCTGATAATTTGGAGGTATAA
- the istA gene encoding IS21 family transposase, whose product MLHIKIHQLYQKKFKIAQIAKELKISRPTVYKYLNMTFEEVKSHSEELSQSRVKKLDPYKDWIVAWLEEFPHLSSAQIHDWLLERYPELLVGGSTVRTYVREIREVNQIDKKRKVRQYEAIPEQPMGKQLQVDWGETKQRTKSNKEIKLYFIAFVLAHSRMKYMEWQNRPFTTRDAIRCHENAFQFYGGRTTEIVYDQDHLIAVSENAGELLLTSEFQQYVQQRKFNVHLCRRADPESKGMIENVVKYIKGNFADSRVYSNIEDWNRRASQWLARTGNHNVHQTTKKRPAEVFSFEKQHLQPVRSLLSYESTHVSSIARNVSKDNTIRYRSNRYSVPLGTYSSYAANTVFIELTDANRLLIRTQPEGKVIADHPVSSERGKLIQSRHHLRDRSHGIDELKQHLTGHFTDEEKATHYLEELCKKFPRYKREQLAIIENVIHDYGPQLDQSLEKCTQEKLYSANDFRDVARYLSSNTSPIAESRVHSIGKHVSDIQVNTRPLSTYVSILRGDV is encoded by the coding sequence ATGCTACATATCAAAATCCATCAGTTATATCAAAAAAAATTTAAGATTGCTCAAATTGCAAAAGAACTTAAAATCTCAAGACCTACGGTCTATAAGTATTTGAACATGACTTTCGAAGAAGTGAAAAGTCATTCAGAAGAGTTATCGCAATCGAGGGTCAAAAAGTTGGATCCGTACAAAGACTGGATAGTAGCCTGGTTAGAGGAGTTCCCACACCTCAGCAGCGCTCAAATCCATGATTGGTTACTGGAAAGATATCCGGAACTTCTAGTCGGTGGAAGCACCGTCAGGACGTATGTCAGAGAAATACGCGAAGTAAATCAAATCGATAAAAAACGGAAGGTACGCCAATACGAGGCGATTCCTGAACAACCGATGGGAAAACAACTCCAAGTTGACTGGGGAGAAACGAAGCAAAGAACGAAGAGTAACAAAGAAATCAAGTTATACTTCATCGCTTTCGTGCTCGCTCACTCTCGCATGAAGTATATGGAGTGGCAGAACAGACCATTCACGACACGAGACGCTATACGTTGTCATGAGAATGCCTTCCAGTTTTACGGCGGACGGACAACCGAAATTGTCTACGATCAAGATCATCTGATTGCGGTCAGTGAAAATGCAGGTGAACTCCTATTGACCTCTGAATTCCAACAATATGTGCAGCAAAGAAAATTCAACGTCCATTTGTGCAGGCGTGCGGACCCAGAATCTAAAGGAATGATCGAGAACGTCGTCAAGTATATCAAAGGAAACTTTGCGGATAGCCGTGTGTATTCGAACATCGAAGATTGGAATCGACGGGCGTCGCAGTGGCTAGCACGGACAGGAAATCATAATGTCCATCAGACAACGAAAAAAAGACCAGCTGAAGTGTTCTCCTTCGAAAAACAACACTTACAACCGGTCCGTTCGTTACTCTCATATGAAAGTACCCATGTGTCGAGTATAGCAAGGAACGTTAGCAAGGACAATACGATTCGATACCGTTCCAACCGTTATTCAGTCCCTCTCGGGACCTATTCTTCCTATGCGGCCAACACCGTCTTTATCGAGTTGACTGACGCTAACCGACTGCTCATCCGGACACAGCCGGAAGGGAAAGTGATTGCGGATCATCCCGTCAGTTCAGAAAGAGGGAAATTGATTCAGAGCCGTCATCATCTAAGGGATCGTTCACATGGCATCGACGAGCTTAAACAACATCTGACCGGCCACTTTACGGATGAGGAAAAAGCCACGCATTACTTGGAAGAACTCTGCAAAAAATTTCCGCGCTACAAGCGTGAGCAGTTAGCGATCATCGAAAATGTCATCCATGACTATGGTCCGCAATTGGACCAGTCACTCGAGAAATGTACACAGGAGAAGCTATACAGCGCGAATGACTTTCGAGACGTCGCACGTTACCTGAGTTCGAATACGAGTCCGATCGCGGAATCACGTGTCCATTCCATCGGAAAACATGTTTCTGATATCCAAGTGAACACACGTCCGTTAAGTACGTATGTCAGTATCTTGAGAGGAGACGTGTGA
- the glmS gene encoding glutamine--fructose-6-phosphate transaminase (isomerizing), with protein MCGIVGMIGQVNTKEILLKGLEKLEYRGYDSAGLAFVNDGVQVHKEVGRIAALREVVPADADGTVGIGHTRWATHGVPSVPNAHPHQSASTRFTLVHNGVIENDEQLKAELNVDLLSDTDTEVIVQMIEKNFNETGDVAEAFRQTLRVLHGSYALALIDAENPDVLYIAKNKSPLLVGLGDGTFNVVASDAMAMLQVTDQFIELHDGEMIILTRDSVTIQDLDGNVQEREAYTAEIDASDIEKGTYAHYMLKEMDEQPAVIRNIVQKYQNEAGDITLDQSVRDLVLGRDRVYIIGCGTSYHAGLIGKQLIEQIAGIPTEVHISSEFGYNMPLLTEKPLFLFLSQSGETADSRAVLVEAKKLGHPALTITNVPGSTLSREANATLLLHAGPEIAVASTKAYTAQIAVLAVLAFDLAQAKGVAVNFDLMKELGKISSAMESVMSQKDRFQEIATEYLSESRNAFFIGRGQDAYVGMEGALKLKEISYIQAEGYAGGELKHGPIALIEDNTPVIALVTQPHVHLNNRGNVKEVVARGANACVIAAEGLELPTDAFVIPAVEPLLSPLLSVLPLQLISYYAALGRDCDVDKPRNLAKSVTVE; from the coding sequence ATGTGCGGAATCGTAGGTATGATCGGACAGGTCAACACGAAGGAAATTTTATTAAAAGGTCTCGAGAAGCTCGAGTACCGCGGCTATGACTCGGCAGGTCTTGCGTTCGTCAACGACGGCGTCCAAGTCCACAAAGAAGTAGGCCGGATTGCTGCGCTACGCGAAGTCGTTCCTGCAGATGCAGACGGCACAGTCGGAATCGGACACACACGCTGGGCGACACACGGTGTCCCAAGCGTACCAAACGCGCACCCGCACCAAAGTGCGTCAACACGTTTCACACTCGTGCACAACGGTGTCATCGAGAACGATGAGCAGTTGAAAGCAGAATTGAATGTCGATCTCCTCAGCGACACGGATACAGAAGTCATCGTTCAGATGATCGAAAAGAACTTCAACGAGACAGGTGACGTCGCGGAAGCATTCCGTCAAACACTCCGTGTCTTGCACGGTTCGTATGCCCTCGCATTGATCGATGCTGAAAATCCAGACGTTTTGTACATTGCGAAAAACAAATCACCACTTCTCGTTGGTCTCGGTGACGGTACGTTCAACGTCGTCGCATCAGACGCAATGGCAATGTTACAAGTAACGGATCAATTCATCGAGTTGCATGATGGCGAGATGATCATCTTGACGCGTGATAGCGTCACGATCCAAGATCTCGATGGGAACGTTCAAGAGCGTGAAGCATACACGGCTGAAATCGATGCATCAGACATCGAAAAAGGAACGTACGCGCACTACATGCTCAAAGAGATGGATGAGCAACCAGCGGTCATCCGTAACATCGTTCAAAAATATCAAAACGAAGCAGGCGACATCACACTCGACCAATCGGTCCGTGATCTCGTACTCGGTCGTGACCGTGTCTATATCATTGGTTGCGGAACAAGCTACCATGCTGGTTTGATCGGGAAACAGTTGATCGAACAAATCGCAGGCATCCCGACAGAAGTGCACATCTCTTCTGAGTTCGGATACAACATGCCATTATTGACAGAGAAACCGCTCTTCCTCTTCCTTTCACAATCAGGTGAAACAGCGGATAGCCGTGCCGTTCTCGTCGAAGCGAAGAAACTTGGTCACCCGGCACTGACGATCACGAACGTTCCAGGATCAACATTGTCACGTGAAGCGAACGCAACATTGTTGCTCCACGCGGGTCCAGAAATCGCCGTTGCTTCAACAAAAGCGTATACAGCTCAAATCGCTGTCCTTGCTGTCCTTGCGTTTGACCTTGCTCAAGCGAAAGGGGTTGCCGTCAACTTCGATCTCATGAAGGAACTCGGTAAAATCTCAAGTGCGATGGAATCGGTCATGTCTCAAAAGGATCGTTTCCAAGAAATCGCGACAGAATACTTGTCTGAGTCACGTAACGCGTTCTTCATCGGTCGTGGACAAGATGCATACGTCGGGATGGAAGGTGCATTGAAACTCAAAGAGATCTCGTATATCCAAGCAGAAGGATACGCGGGTGGAGAGCTCAAGCACGGTCCGATCGCTTTGATCGAAGACAACACACCGGTCATCGCGCTCGTGACACAACCACATGTTCACCTCAACAACCGTGGGAACGTCAAGGAAGTCGTCGCACGTGGTGCAAACGCGTGTGTCATCGCAGCAGAAGGTCTTGAATTGCCGACGGATGCATTCGTCATCCCAGCAGTCGAGCCACTCTTGTCACCGCTCTTGTCTGTCTTGCCACTTCAATTGATTTCATACTACGCGGCACTCGGTCGCGACTGTGACGTCGATAAGCCACGTAACTTGGCGAAGTCAGTAACGGTTGAATAA
- a CDS encoding class I SAM-dependent DNA methyltransferase, with protein sequence MATANLGFEEKLWKMADKLRGSMDSGEYKNVVLGLLFLKYVSDAFEEKYAELKADEWADEEDRDEYVAENIFFVPKEARWSFIKDNAKKPEVGQLIDAAMVAIEKENPSLVGVLPKSFARPELDKTRLGETIDLFSFKVGDEESREKDVIGRVYEYFLGNFASAEGKNGGEFYTPSSVVRLLVEMLEPYKGRVYDPACGSGGMFVQSSKFIKEHQGRIDNLSVYGQESNPTTWKLCKMNLAIRGIDANLGPHHADTFLNDLHKGLKADYIMANPPFNIKDWGGDKLQDDMRWQYGIPPEGNANYAWVQHMISKLAPAGAAGFVLANGSMSSNSGGEGEIRKNLIENDLVECIVTLPGQLFYSTQIPVCLWFVSKNKVKTGKRERNNKILFIDARNLGFMADRTHKEFSDEDIQKIAGTFHAWRGTNEQEYTDELGFCKEATVEEVRNNDHILTPGRYVGLAEQEDDGEPFEEKMARLTSELSAQFAKSKELEEQIRKALGGIGYEI encoded by the coding sequence ATGGCGACAGCAAACTTAGGATTTGAAGAAAAGTTATGGAAAATGGCAGATAAATTGCGAGGGTCAATGGATTCTGGCGAATATAAAAATGTGGTATTAGGGTTATTATTTTTAAAATACGTATCTGATGCATTTGAAGAAAAATATGCGGAGTTAAAAGCAGATGAATGGGCAGACGAGGAAGACCGTGATGAATATGTTGCGGAGAATATTTTCTTTGTACCAAAAGAAGCGCGTTGGTCATTCATTAAAGACAATGCAAAAAAACCCGAAGTAGGTCAATTAATTGATGCTGCAATGGTTGCAATTGAGAAAGAAAATCCATCATTAGTGGGGGTATTACCTAAATCATTTGCACGCCCAGAATTAGATAAAACACGCCTTGGCGAAACAATCGACTTATTTTCATTCAAGGTCGGTGATGAAGAGAGCCGTGAAAAGGATGTTATCGGTCGTGTTTACGAATATTTCTTAGGTAACTTTGCAAGCGCAGAGGGCAAGAATGGTGGCGAGTTCTACACACCATCTTCAGTCGTTCGCTTACTAGTTGAAATGCTAGAACCATACAAAGGCCGTGTATATGACCCTGCATGTGGCTCTGGTGGTATGTTTGTACAATCATCTAAATTCATTAAAGAACATCAAGGTCGTATTGATAACCTGTCTGTATATGGTCAAGAGTCTAATCCAACGACATGGAAACTTTGTAAAATGAACTTAGCAATTCGTGGGATTGATGCAAACTTAGGCCCACATCACGCAGATACATTTTTAAATGATCTACATAAAGGCTTAAAAGCTGACTACATTATGGCGAATCCACCATTCAATATTAAAGATTGGGGTGGCGATAAGCTACAAGATGATATGCGCTGGCAATATGGTATTCCTCCAGAAGGTAATGCCAACTATGCTTGGGTACAACATATGATTTCAAAATTAGCACCGGCTGGTGCAGCAGGTTTCGTTTTAGCGAATGGCTCGATGTCTTCTAACTCAGGTGGCGAAGGGGAAATTCGTAAAAACTTAATTGAAAATGACTTAGTGGAATGTATTGTTACACTACCAGGTCAGCTATTTTACTCAACGCAAATTCCTGTATGTTTATGGTTCGTATCGAAAAATAAAGTGAAGACAGGCAAACGTGAACGCAATAATAAAATTCTCTTTATTGATGCACGTAATTTAGGATTTATGGCAGATCGTACGCATAAAGAATTTAGTGATGAAGACATTCAAAAAATTGCTGGTACGTTCCATGCGTGGCGTGGTACGAATGAACAAGAATATACGGATGAATTAGGTTTTTGTAAAGAAGCAACAGTTGAAGAGGTACGAAATAACGATCATATTTTAACACCAGGACGTTATGTAGGTTTAGCAGAACAAGAAGATGATGGCGAACCATTTGAAGAAAAAATGGCACGTTTAACAAGTGAATTATCAGCGCAATTTGCAAAATCGAAAGAATTAGAAGAACAGATTCGTAAAGCATTAGGTGGTATTGGGTATGAGATTTAA